The sequence CTGGAAATGAGAGAGCCCTCCCAACCAGGGGCTTTCTATGTCAGGAGGACCCCCAAGCCCATTTCTGGACTCAAGGAAGCAGGAGAACAGGCAGCTGAGGACTCAGGTCTTACGTAGTAGTTGGTGATGAGGGCATCAGGATAATCCTGAGGAAGACAAGAGAAGGAACTAATGCAAATTTTAACCTCCAGGCTGCTCCCACCTTCCAGTCTGACCTCTCTTCCAAGAAGACTCCCCTGCACCCCTCTCAGCGCCTCTCCTCCAGAGCCTGGGGCTCCACCTGCACTTCCACCTACCTATCCCCACAAATCCTGCCTCATTCCCCTGGGACTGCTGGTCTACCAGCCAGAGGTCTTCCTCTACTGCCCAGCTCACCCGCTGGAGTTTGGTCCAATTGTCCTGGGCTGAGAGTCCATTGAGTGTCCCAACTAGTGGGAGGAAACAGCCTAGAAAACATGGGGCAAACCCCCCctagggaagagaaattaaagctCTGTGAACATGGATTTCAGAAATCAACAGCCCTGGATCCCCACCATTCCCCAACACGGCTTGCCCTTCCTGAATCCCTTTTCCTCCTGCTCACCTGATCAAATAACATCTTCTTCAGTGCATCTTTCTTGGTGGTGCCAGGGATGAGCCGGTCCAAAACCCTGTACCAGCCTCCAACTACAGGGCCCTGAAAGTAAACCCCAGATAGGGGCTGAGGATGCAGTGAGGAGAGAACTTGGCTTTTACATCACAAAGCTCTTCCCCAAGCATTAGAAACCCAAATCCCTGATTCAGCAGAGGGCCAGGCCAAAAGAGGAAGGCAGACTGGTAGAGATGTGAAAGGGGCCAAGGGAAGTCAAGGGAGGGCATGGAACTAAGACCACTGTCTGCCCCACTGGCAGCCCTGCTGTGGGCAGAACTTACCACAAAGCCACAGCCCAGAGTTATCATGGTCAGGGTCCGGCCACTCTGGTG comes from Choloepus didactylus isolate mChoDid1 chromosome 20, mChoDid1.pri, whole genome shotgun sequence and encodes:
- the MPV17 gene encoding protein Mpv17 isoform X6; protein product: MGLGDVISQQLVEKRGLREHQSGRTLTMITLGCGFVGPVVGGWYRVLDRLIPGTTKKDALKKMLFDQGGFAPCFLGCFLPLVGTLNGLSAQDNWTKLQRDYPDALITNYYLWPAVQLANFYLVPLHYREDPASTTLVAIPPEFSTSDALSAGTVTGERQPRLDRKVDQKAK